A window of Campylobacter lari subsp. lari contains these coding sequences:
- the tilS gene encoding tRNA lysidine(34) synthetase TilS, producing the protein MMIDSKYLNHLKQGKNLLAFSHGSDSSALFFMLLEKNIDFDLAFINYKTRKNSDKEEQSAKELAKRFHKKIYIKTAPKITKNFEACARALRYEFFEELCKNHSYDNLLLAHHLNDKLEWFLMQFSKGAGLRELLGFKDIEKRKYFTIIRPLLEIPKEEISNYLKDNNIAYFHDESNDDEKYFRNFIRKNFANEFLKLYPNGVKKSFKYLEKDLKEENICEFKNIYITHKDESLIAKCFKKLGILLSAKQRQEALKGDGVISHKIGIVYMQEKALIFPFVCCEKIPKEFKEEYRINKIPKLLRAYLYTNNINTKEFIQALL; encoded by the coding sequence TTGATGATTGATAGCAAATATTTAAATCATTTAAAGCAAGGGAAAAATCTTTTAGCATTTTCTCACGGGAGTGATTCTAGTGCTTTATTTTTCATGCTTTTAGAAAAAAATATAGATTTTGATCTTGCTTTTATAAACTACAAAACTCGCAAAAATAGCGATAAAGAAGAGCAAAGTGCTAAAGAATTAGCCAAGCGTTTTCATAAAAAAATTTACATCAAAACCGCACCCAAGATAACAAAAAATTTCGAAGCTTGTGCAAGAGCTTTGCGTTATGAATTTTTTGAAGAACTTTGCAAAAATCACTCTTATGATAATCTTTTACTAGCTCATCATTTAAATGATAAACTAGAATGGTTTTTAATGCAATTTTCCAAAGGCGCAGGACTTAGAGAATTACTTGGTTTTAAAGATATTGAAAAAAGAAAATATTTTACTATCATAAGACCCTTGCTTGAAATTCCAAAAGAAGAAATTTCAAACTACCTAAAAGACAACAATATCGCTTATTTTCATGATGAGAGTAATGATGATGAAAAATATTTTAGAAATTTCATACGCAAAAATTTTGCCAATGAGTTTTTAAAGCTTTATCCAAATGGAGTAAAAAAGAGCTTTAAATACCTAGAAAAAGACTTAAAAGAAGAAAATATTTGTGAATTTAAAAATATTTACATTACTCATAAAGATGAAAGTTTAATCGCAAAATGCTTTAAAAAACTTGGAATACTTTTAAGCGCTAAACAAAGGCAAGAAGCTTTAAAGGGCGATGGGGTGATTTCGCATAAAATTGGCATTGTTTATATGCAAGAAAAAGCTTTGATTTTTCCTTTTGTATGTTGTGAAAAAATCCCTAAAGAATTTAAAGAAGAATATAGGATAAATAAAATTCCAAAACTCTTGAGGGCTTATTTATACACAAATAATATCAACACAAAAGAGTTTATACAAGCTCTTTTATGA
- a CDS encoding phosphomannomutase/phosphoglucomutase, whose translation MLDLIFREYDIRGLYPSELNEKSVKAIGYALGLEMKTRGCEKVSIGYDARYSANELFNYLISGLNKANLQVFNIGLGPTPMGYFSLFFDDIFDANIMITGSHNPKEYNGFKITINKESFFGADLKKLSLKVQEYLNLNIEDDLRCENYDIKSLYIEFLAKHFSHLKNYKEKIIIDCANGATGVIIKPLVEKLNLNAQILFENPDGNFPNHAPDPTEIENLHALQNALKKDENAKMGFAFDGDGDRLVVASKDYVFKGDELCYLFAKNIKNPRVLGEVKCSKNLFDEVAKFGFIMMGKTGHSNIKTMMKEHNIDLAAELSGHIFFKDRYFGYDDGIYAFLRTLELLAKNYDLKALVDELPRLYASEEIKLKVSEENKFKIIEKFKEKVKANAFENVLECNEIDGVRIIFEDGWALLRASNTSPYLIMRTEATSEQFKNFLELRVKELFEDIIKELV comes from the coding sequence ATGTTAGATTTGATTTTTAGAGAGTATGATATAAGAGGACTTTACCCAAGTGAGTTAAATGAAAAAAGTGTAAAAGCTATAGGCTATGCTTTGGGCTTAGAAATGAAGACAAGAGGTTGTGAAAAAGTAAGTATAGGTTATGATGCAAGATATAGTGCAAATGAGCTTTTTAATTATTTAATAAGTGGTTTAAATAAGGCTAATCTACAAGTTTTTAATATAGGCTTAGGGCCAACTCCTATGGGATATTTTAGTTTGTTTTTTGATGATATTTTTGATGCAAATATCATGATAACAGGCTCGCACAATCCAAAAGAATACAACGGCTTTAAAATTACAATTAATAAAGAAAGCTTTTTTGGCGCTGATTTGAAAAAATTATCTTTAAAAGTGCAAGAGTACTTAAATTTAAATATTGAAGATGATTTAAGATGTGAAAATTATGATATTAAAAGCTTATATATAGAGTTTTTAGCTAAACATTTTTCACATCTTAAAAACTATAAAGAAAAAATCATTATTGATTGTGCAAATGGTGCTACTGGGGTGATTATAAAGCCTTTGGTGGAAAAATTAAATCTTAATGCACAAATTTTATTTGAAAATCCTGATGGAAATTTTCCAAATCACGCACCCGATCCAACAGAAATTGAAAATTTGCATGCCCTTCAAAATGCTTTAAAAAAAGATGAAAATGCCAAGATGGGTTTTGCTTTTGATGGAGATGGGGATCGTTTAGTGGTTGCAAGTAAAGATTATGTATTTAAAGGCGATGAGCTTTGTTATTTATTTGCTAAAAATATAAAAAATCCTAGAGTTTTAGGTGAGGTAAAATGCTCTAAAAATCTTTTTGATGAGGTAGCTAAATTTGGTTTTATCATGATGGGTAAAACAGGGCATTCAAATATAAAAACAATGATGAAAGAACATAATATCGATTTAGCTGCAGAGCTTAGTGGGCATATTTTCTTTAAAGATAGATATTTTGGCTATGATGATGGAATTTATGCATTTTTAAGAACCTTAGAGCTTTTGGCAAAAAATTATGATCTTAAAGCCTTGGTTGATGAATTACCAAGGCTTTATGCAAGTGAAGAGATTAAGCTTAAAGTGAGCGAAGAAAATAAATTTAAAATCATAGAAAAATTTAAAGAAAAAGTTAAAGCAAATGCTTTTGAAAATGTGCTTGAGTGTAATGAAATTGATGGGGTAAGAATTATTTTTGAAGATGGCTGGGCACTTTTGCGTGCTTCTAATACAAGCCCTTATCTTATCATGCGCACAGAAGCTACAAGCGAGCAATTTAAAAACTTTTTGGAATTAAGAGTAAAAGAGCTTTTTGAAGATATCATAAAAGAGCTTGTATAA
- the rimO gene encoding 30S ribosomal protein S12 methylthiotransferase RimO, with product MPKLFLMSLGCNKNLVDSEIMLGRLSDYEICDEPSLADVLIVNTCGFIDSAKKESINAILDLHEQRKKDSLLVVTGCLMQRYREELMKELPEVDLFSGVGDYEKIDEMILKKTNLFSNSTYLQDKNTNRVITGSNYHAFIKIAEGCNQKCSFCAIPSFKGKLKSRSLESIINEVKELVKKGYKDFSFIAQDTSSYLFDQGQKDGLLKLIEAIENIQGVKAARILYLYPTSISKEVIEKIIQSKVFVNYFDMPLQHISDNMLKIMKRGANKAKLIELLNLMKQAPNSFLRTGFIVGHPGESDEDFEELCTFIKEFDFDRISVFAYSKEEDTAAFEMEQIPSKIINARLKVIEKIVDDCIEKSFNQQVGKKTLAFCEGQSSEGEFFIGVKDLRWDRNIDGEILINESDCGNLEMGELYECEITQSLDKKLIAKALRKFDD from the coding sequence ATGCCAAAACTTTTTTTAATGTCTTTAGGTTGTAATAAAAATTTAGTTGATAGTGAAATCATGCTTGGAAGATTAAGTGATTATGAAATTTGTGATGAGCCAAGCTTAGCTGATGTTTTGATTGTAAATACCTGTGGTTTTATAGATAGTGCTAAAAAAGAAAGCATAAATGCGATTTTAGATTTACACGAGCAAAGAAAAAAGGACTCGTTGCTGGTTGTAACAGGATGTTTAATGCAGCGCTACCGCGAAGAATTGATGAAAGAATTGCCTGAAGTTGATTTATTTAGTGGTGTGGGTGATTATGAAAAAATTGATGAAATGATACTTAAAAAAACTAATCTATTTTCAAATTCTACTTACTTACAAGATAAAAATACCAATCGTGTGATCACAGGATCAAACTATCATGCTTTTATCAAAATAGCTGAAGGGTGCAATCAAAAATGTTCATTTTGCGCTATACCAAGTTTTAAAGGCAAACTTAAATCAAGAAGCTTAGAAAGTATTATAAATGAAGTAAAAGAACTTGTTAAAAAAGGCTATAAAGACTTTTCTTTTATTGCTCAAGATACAAGCTCGTATTTGTTTGATCAAGGTCAAAAAGATGGACTTTTAAAGCTTATTGAAGCTATAGAAAATATCCAAGGTGTAAAGGCTGCTAGAATTTTATATCTATATCCAACAAGCATTAGTAAAGAAGTGATAGAAAAAATCATTCAGTCAAAAGTTTTTGTTAATTATTTTGATATGCCTTTACAACACATCAGTGATAATATGCTTAAAATCATGAAACGCGGAGCTAACAAAGCAAAATTAATCGAACTTTTAAATTTAATGAAACAAGCTCCAAATTCATTTTTACGCACAGGTTTTATAGTAGGACACCCTGGAGAGAGTGATGAGGATTTTGAAGAATTATGCACTTTTATAAAAGAATTTGATTTTGATAGAATTAGTGTTTTTGCTTATTCCAAAGAAGAAGATACTGCAGCTTTTGAAATGGAACAAATTCCTAGTAAAATCATCAATGCAAGATTAAAAGTAATAGAAAAAATCGTTGATGATTGCATAGAAAAAAGCTTTAATCAACAAGTTGGTAAAAAGACTTTAGCATTTTGTGAAGGTCAAAGCTCTGAAGGAGAATTTTTCATCGGTGTAAAAGATTTGCGTTGGGATAGAAATATTGATGGAGAAATTCTCATCAATGAAAGTGATTGTGGAAATTTAGAAATGGGCGAGCTTTATGAGTGTGAAATCACGCAGAGCTTAGATAAAAAACTCATTGCAAAAGCCTTAAGAAAGTTTGATGATTGA